One Misgurnus anguillicaudatus chromosome 22, ASM2758022v2, whole genome shotgun sequence DNA segment encodes these proteins:
- the spaca9 gene encoding sperm acrosome-associated protein 9 — translation MNDVREQLHFIDQKYESFKQQQFIFIKALERSREHARDKTEPVSTVTQVQKYMNHHCSNATDRRISSLFLEIMADLEGALKLLKSLVSNQNTGSGEGLDTCRKLLDPYSNISQLRAKYPHNEINRLSCDEARNFYGGIVSVIPLALDILNSYSKGATQSLATTPPRETSLQQTEAVNEGTSTDLDRSTRSNSRRNKTGAGGWHAGKPAWKPPGNRKK, via the exons ATGAACGACGTAAGAGAGCAACTCCATTTCATCGACCAAAAGTATGAGAGTTTCAAACAACAGCAATTTATATTTATCAAGGCTCTTGAGCGGTCGAGGGAACATGCTAGAGACAAAACTGAGCCTGTATCTACCGTGACGCAG GTACAAAAGTACATGAACCATCACTGCAGCAATGCCACAGACAGACGCATCTCCTCCCTCTTTTTGGAAATAATGGCTGATCTTGAAGGAGCTTTAAAACTTCTGAAGTCCTTAGTGTCCAATCAAAACACTGGTTCTGGAGAGGGCCTGGACACCTGCAGAAAGCTCCTGGACCCTTACAGTAACATCAGCCAGCTAAGGGCAAA GTACCCACACAATGAGATAAATCGCCTGAGCTGTGACGAAGCAAGGAATTTCTATGGTGGAATTGTGAGTGTTATTCCTCTGGCCCTAGACATCCTCAATTCCTACTCTAAAGGAGCTACTCAGTCTCTTGCTACAACACCACCAAGAGAAACATCCCTCCAGCAAACAGAGGCAGTGAACGAAGGCACATCTACAGACCTTGACAGGAGTACCAGAAGCAACTCTCGTAGAAATAAGACGGGCGCAGGTGGCTGGCATGCAGGAAAACCAGCCTGGAAGCCACCAGgcaatagaaaaaaataa